In Vagococcus hydrophili, one DNA window encodes the following:
- a CDS encoding zinc ribbon domain-containing protein YjdM, with amino-acid sequence MTTLPNCPNCESAYTYEDRGLFVCPECAHEWSQEQDSAESTEFIVKDSNGNILVDGDSITVIKDLKVKGASNPIKQGTKVKNIKLVDSDHNIDCKIDGFGPMKLKSEFVKKL; translated from the coding sequence ATGACAACATTACCAAATTGCCCTAACTGTGAATCAGCATATACTTATGAAGATAGAGGTTTATTCGTTTGTCCTGAGTGCGCCCACGAATGGTCACAAGAACAAGATTCAGCTGAATCAACTGAGTTTATCGTTAAAGATTCAAACGGCAATATCTTAGTTGATGGAGACAGCATTACTGTCATTAAAGACCTTAAAGTAAAAGGTGCAAGCAACCCAATCAAACAAGGAACAAAAGTGAAAAACATTAAATTAGTTGATAGCGATCATAATATTGATTGTAAAATTGATGGCTTTGGTCCAATGAAATTAAAATCAGAATTTGTAAAAAAACTATAA
- the mltG gene encoding endolytic transglycosylase MltG produces the protein MTNNKDNDFNQKDDGPKSGKDLKDYVLNSLQETPDTEEVVPEKPEVNQEVPRRSRGGKQDKYSSRKKENNMVKKIVLIISLALVLTIAVAVFSFYSYFKSSLKPLDSSNDKLVQIEIPIGSSSKEIGQVLEKSKIIKSGLVFSYYVKMNNISDFQAGYYQMAPNMTLEDITKNLQAGGTSEPEALADAKITIPEGSSIDQIAELFEKKADVKKEDFMKVIEDEKFFNKMAGKYPELLTSAKQAKDVRYRLEGYLYPATYNYYKDTSLEDIIEQMIVKTNQVMTPFYETIEQKKMTVQQVLTLSSLVEKEGSLKEDRQKIAQVFFNRIETDMPLQSDISILYAMDQHKVHLSNKDTQIDSPYNLYVNKGYGPGPFNNPSEEAISAVMSPEPNDYIYFLADVTTGKVYYAKTYEEHLELKKEYIDDKK, from the coding sequence TTGACGAACAATAAAGATAACGATTTTAACCAAAAAGATGATGGTCCCAAGTCTGGAAAAGATTTAAAAGATTATGTATTAAATTCTCTACAGGAAACTCCAGATACTGAGGAAGTAGTGCCGGAAAAACCTGAAGTTAATCAAGAAGTCCCAAGACGATCTCGAGGTGGTAAGCAAGATAAATACAGCTCAAGAAAAAAAGAAAATAATATGGTGAAAAAAATTGTTTTGATTATTTCATTGGCGCTTGTGCTGACAATCGCTGTAGCAGTCTTTTCGTTCTATAGCTACTTTAAGTCTAGCTTAAAACCACTTGATTCAAGTAATGATAAATTGGTTCAAATTGAAATTCCGATTGGTAGCTCTAGTAAAGAAATTGGGCAAGTGTTAGAAAAAAGTAAAATCATAAAAAGTGGTTTAGTTTTTTCTTACTATGTAAAAATGAATAATATTTCTGATTTTCAAGCAGGGTATTATCAAATGGCACCTAACATGACCCTTGAAGATATCACAAAGAATTTACAAGCGGGTGGAACATCAGAACCAGAGGCTTTAGCGGACGCTAAGATTACAATTCCAGAAGGTTCATCAATTGATCAAATTGCTGAATTGTTTGAGAAAAAAGCTGATGTTAAAAAAGAAGATTTTATGAAAGTTATTGAAGACGAGAAATTCTTCAATAAAATGGCTGGAAAATACCCAGAGTTGTTAACTAGTGCTAAACAAGCAAAAGATGTGCGTTACCGATTAGAAGGTTATTTATATCCTGCGACATACAATTACTACAAGGATACGTCTCTTGAAGATATCATTGAGCAAATGATTGTTAAAACAAATCAAGTGATGACACCATTTTACGAGACAATTGAGCAAAAGAAAATGACTGTCCAACAAGTCTTGACTTTATCTTCTTTAGTTGAAAAAGAAGGTAGTTTAAAAGAAGACCGTCAAAAAATTGCCCAAGTTTTCTTCAATAGAATCGAGACGGATATGCCATTACAATCTGATATCTCAATTCTCTATGCGATGGATCAACATAAAGTGCATTTGTCGAACAAAGACACGCAAATTGATTCACCTTATAACTTGTATGTGAATAAAGGTTATGGACCGGGACCGTTTAATAATCCTAGTGAAGAGGCAATCTCAGCTGTTATGAGTCCAGAACCTAATGATTATATCTATTTCTTAGCAGATGTGACAACAGGTAAAGTGTACTATGCTAAGACATATGAAGAACATTTAGAACTTAAAAAAGAATATATTGACGATAAAAAATAG
- the greA gene encoding transcription elongation factor GreA gives MMEKVYPMTLEGKEKLEQELEELKTVKRKEIVERIKIARSFGDLSENSEYESAKDEQAFVEGRITTLENMIRFAQIIDNNNVSKDEVSIGRTVKFIELPDGDEEEYTIVGSAEADPLSGKISNDSPIAKALIGHKLNEVVTISTPGGDMEVRIEEIS, from the coding sequence ATTATGGAAAAAGTATATCCGATGACTTTAGAAGGTAAAGAAAAATTAGAGCAAGAACTTGAAGAGTTAAAAACAGTTAAACGTAAAGAAATTGTAGAACGTATTAAAATTGCAAGAAGTTTTGGCGATTTATCTGAGAACTCAGAGTATGAGTCTGCAAAAGATGAGCAAGCCTTTGTTGAAGGGCGAATTACAACATTAGAAAATATGATTCGTTTTGCACAAATCATTGATAATAATAATGTTTCAAAAGATGAAGTATCTATTGGACGAACTGTTAAATTTATAGAATTACCAGATGGTGACGAAGAAGAGTACACTATCGTAGGGAGTGCGGAAGCTGATCCTTTATCAGGTAAAATTTCTAATGATTCACCAATTGCGAAAGCTTTAATTGGACACAAATTAAATGAAGTTGTGACAATTAGTACACCAGGTGGAGACATGGAAGTTCGCATTGAAGAAATTTCTTAA
- the liaF gene encoding cell wall-active antibiotics response protein LiaF — translation MQSSWRFFIVTELLLFLWAVYQLFDNVPVLLILIFAIINFVYSAKKVYKTSFNQFQKIGSLAAMLICLLYSPAVWLMLVLAILFVGLKGVEVSGIDLFSSAPWRKKQIKMVKTTASEPKSGRRFKRPWVGNQRFGSDTYEWDDINMSIIYGDTIIDLGNTLLPKEDNVVIVRKGFGKTRILVPTGIGVCLEHSAMIGEAAFEGEHFNLKNESLKLYSNEFDEAARRVKIVTNTLFGDIEVIRV, via the coding sequence ATGCAAAGTTCATGGAGATTCTTTATAGTAACTGAATTATTACTATTTTTATGGGCAGTCTATCAATTATTTGATAATGTGCCAGTGTTATTAATTTTAATTTTTGCTATTATAAATTTTGTCTATTCAGCTAAAAAAGTTTATAAAACTTCCTTCAATCAGTTTCAAAAAATTGGTAGTCTAGCGGCGATGTTGATTTGTCTTTTATATAGTCCCGCCGTTTGGTTGATGCTTGTTTTAGCGATTCTTTTTGTTGGTCTTAAGGGTGTTGAAGTGTCAGGTATTGATCTGTTTTCAAGTGCACCTTGGCGAAAAAAACAAATCAAAATGGTGAAAACAACAGCAAGCGAGCCAAAGTCAGGTCGTCGTTTTAAACGTCCTTGGGTGGGCAATCAACGATTTGGAAGTGATACCTACGAATGGGACGATATCAATATGTCGATTATTTACGGAGACACAATCATTGATTTAGGCAATACTTTATTACCTAAAGAAGACAATGTCGTGATTGTTAGAAAAGGCTTTGGTAAAACACGCATTTTAGTGCCAACAGGAATTGGTGTTTGTTTAGAGCACTCAGCAATGATTGGAGAAGCGGCATTTGAAGGAGAACATTTCAATTTGAAGAATGAGTCTCTAAAATTATATAGTAATGAGTTTGATGAAGCGGCAAGACGTGTTAAAATTGTAACGAACACATTATTTGGAGATATTGAGGTGATTAGAGTATGA
- a CDS encoding sensor histidine kinase, translated as MISKKSRPLIFFYSFLMTFMILIITLYTYFYAKNQKKWMLELIHTTMFKVPIIIYVIVIALAVSGIVITLLFVSNRKTYSKIEEQLQLLAVGNYEHESFTEIETFVSQDEFVSELEQDIYKIRNKMVTISRELQESNSYPKMLEGETKEEVIKEERHRIARELHDSVSQQLFAATMMLSALNEGVSELDVPEVVEKQVQMIANIINTSQSEMRALLLHLRPINLEAKSLKQGIEMLLNELQTKINIELLWNVEDVCLPSSIEDNLFRIIQELLSNTLRHANAKSLEVYLKKIDQTVLLRVVDDGQGFDMNQPKVGSYGLNNIRERVAGMGGTCRIVSFKGQGTSIEIKVPVLEESETND; from the coding sequence ATGATTTCTAAAAAGAGTCGTCCTTTAATCTTTTTCTACTCCTTTTTAATGACGTTTATGATCTTAATTATTACTTTATATACTTATTTTTACGCAAAAAATCAAAAAAAATGGATGTTAGAATTAATTCATACGACCATGTTTAAAGTCCCTATCATCATTTATGTGATTGTGATTGCATTAGCTGTTAGCGGCATTGTAATTACACTTCTTTTTGTGTCAAATCGAAAAACATATAGTAAAATAGAGGAACAGCTCCAGCTTTTGGCAGTAGGTAATTATGAACATGAATCATTTACAGAAATTGAAACCTTTGTCAGTCAAGATGAGTTTGTTTCAGAACTTGAGCAAGATATCTATAAAATTAGAAATAAAATGGTGACAATCTCAAGAGAGCTTCAAGAATCAAATAGTTACCCTAAAATGCTTGAAGGTGAAACAAAAGAAGAAGTCATCAAAGAGGAGCGTCATCGTATTGCAAGGGAGTTACATGATTCGGTTAGTCAGCAATTATTTGCCGCAACTATGATGTTATCAGCGCTTAATGAGGGTGTCTCAGAACTAGATGTTCCAGAAGTTGTGGAAAAACAAGTTCAAATGATTGCAAATATCATTAATACTTCTCAATCTGAGATGCGTGCCCTGTTGCTGCATCTGCGACCAATTAATTTAGAAGCTAAGTCATTGAAACAAGGTATTGAGATGCTTTTAAACGAACTTCAAACTAAAATTAATATCGAACTCTTATGGAATGTAGAAGATGTTTGCTTACCTAGTTCAATTGAAGATAATCTATTTAGAATTATTCAAGAATTACTTTCAAATACGCTGCGACACGCCAATGCAAAATCTTTGGAAGTTTATTTGAAAAAAATTGACCAAACAGTTTTACTAAGAGTGGTGGATGATGGTCAAGGTTTTGACATGAATCAGCCAAAAGTAGGTAGTTACGGTTTAAATAATATCAGAGAGCGGGTTGCTGGCATGGGAGGTACTTGTCGAATTGTCAGTTTTAAAGGACAAGGGACAAGTATTGAAATAAAAGTTCCTGTATTAGAGGAGAGTGAAACGAATGATTAA
- a CDS encoding response regulator transcription factor, producing MIKVLLVDDHEMVRLGVSSYLMIQSDIEVIAEAENGLIGYEKALELKPDVILMDLVMDVMDGIEATKKILSDWPEARVIIVTSFIDDEKVYPAIEAGAAGYLLKTSSAKDIANAIRSAHQGEKVLEPEVTSKMMERLSKPKEHVLHEDLTNREKEILLLISEGKSNQEIADELFITLKTVKTHVSNILSKLDVEDRTQAAIYAFKQGIVK from the coding sequence ATGATTAAAGTATTGTTAGTTGATGATCATGAGATGGTAAGATTAGGAGTCTCATCTTATTTAATGATTCAATCAGATATTGAAGTGATTGCAGAAGCTGAAAACGGCTTGATTGGTTATGAGAAAGCATTAGAATTGAAACCGGATGTCATTTTAATGGATTTAGTGATGGATGTCATGGACGGGATTGAAGCAACAAAGAAAATTCTTTCAGATTGGCCTGAGGCACGTGTCATTATTGTGACGAGCTTTATTGACGATGAGAAAGTTTATCCAGCCATTGAAGCCGGAGCGGCAGGTTATCTCCTAAAAACATCATCAGCCAAAGATATTGCCAATGCGATTCGTTCAGCTCACCAAGGGGAAAAAGTGTTAGAACCTGAAGTGACAAGTAAGATGATGGAACGGTTATCAAAACCAAAAGAACATGTTTTACATGAAGACTTAACCAACCGAGAAAAAGAAATTTTATTACTTATTTCAGAAGGTAAAAGCAATCAAGAAATTGCAGACGAATTATTTATCACACTAAAAACAGTGAAAACACACGTTTCAAATATTTTATCAAAATTAGATGTTGAAGACCGTACGCAAGCGGCTATTTATGCGTTTAAGCAAGGTATTGTCAAATAA
- a CDS encoding potassium channel family protein has translation MRKSFAIIGLGRFGGSVCRELIKSDQEVLAIDSCEDRVNEYMNIATHAVVANAQDEATLRSLGLRNFDHVIVAIGEDIQASILVTLMAKEMGVPRITAKAQDEYHARVLDKVGADTVVHPERDMGIRLGHKLTSNNMLDFIELSEDYSLAEVMITHKKFYNKTIEEINFRKHFNLTIVAIRRAKNELIVSPPANQMIIENDILLVVGHNEDVDHLDEKMNR, from the coding sequence ATGCGTAAATCATTTGCTATTATTGGATTAGGAAGATTTGGTGGGAGTGTTTGTCGTGAATTAATTAAATCGGATCAAGAGGTATTAGCCATTGATAGTTGTGAAGATAGAGTGAATGAATACATGAATATTGCAACACATGCTGTTGTAGCTAATGCTCAAGATGAAGCAACATTACGGTCATTAGGTCTTAGAAATTTTGATCATGTGATTGTCGCAATTGGGGAAGATATTCAAGCAAGTATCTTAGTTACTTTAATGGCAAAAGAGATGGGTGTGCCAAGAATCACAGCTAAAGCCCAAGACGAGTATCATGCCCGCGTTTTAGATAAAGTGGGAGCAGATACAGTTGTCCATCCAGAAAGAGACATGGGTATTCGGTTAGGGCATAAATTAACCTCGAACAATATGTTGGACTTCATCGAGCTTTCTGAGGATTATTCATTAGCCGAAGTCATGATCACGCATAAGAAGTTTTATAATAAAACCATTGAAGAAATTAACTTTAGAAAACATTTTAATTTAACCATTGTAGCTATCAGACGTGCAAAAAATGAGTTAATCGTCTCACCCCCAGCTAATCAGATGATTATTGAAAATGATATTTTGTTAGTTGTCGGGCACAATGAAGATGTGGATCATTTAGATGAAAAGATGAACCGTTAG
- a CDS encoding HesB/YadR/YfhF family protein codes for MKLEITPEAVEWFENELLLSSGDSIRIYGKYGGATNVHVGFSTGLEVTTPNEALIEKVENGITFFTEVGDEWFFADYTLEVSLDETLKEPAYYYR; via the coding sequence ATGAAACTAGAAATAACCCCAGAAGCAGTTGAGTGGTTTGAGAATGAATTACTATTAAGCTCTGGAGACAGCATTAGAATTTATGGGAAATATGGCGGAGCAACTAATGTCCATGTTGGTTTTTCAACAGGATTAGAAGTAACCACTCCTAATGAAGCACTCATTGAAAAAGTGGAAAATGGGATTACGTTTTTCACTGAAGTAGGGGACGAATGGTTTTTTGCTGATTACACCTTAGAGGTTTCTTTAGATGAGACATTAAAAGAGCCAGCTTATTATTATAGATAA
- a CDS encoding DUF1189 domain-containing protein has product MSTFKLIQAAFKQPSLLIEARKKKGFHVFLYMILLSIILSLPTVIQSMSFLDSLKEDGDKIIQKVPDFSIKDGAIKTDKKDAGFIYQTNSMIFTFDPEGKRNKKDIETDATGGNMALALLKNEVVLVLPTVGSTADVLDSSVLSLPYTTPQLKILDKDFLTNLLTNDSQKMVLVLFILLTSGLVIFLSLLFDLVVMTFFANIFTKLKMINLKFGEIFKVLVYCATIPTILTIVLQFLWPSLSLGSAGLALTLLIYFNIFPKPNRKTKQK; this is encoded by the coding sequence ATGAGTACATTTAAATTAATTCAAGCAGCATTTAAGCAACCTTCTCTTTTGATTGAAGCAAGAAAGAAAAAAGGGTTCCATGTTTTCTTATACATGATTCTTTTATCTATCATCTTGAGCTTACCAACGGTGATTCAAAGTATGAGTTTTCTTGATTCATTAAAAGAAGATGGCGATAAAATCATTCAGAAAGTGCCCGACTTTTCAATTAAAGATGGGGCGATTAAAACAGATAAGAAAGATGCCGGTTTTATTTATCAAACCAATTCAATGATCTTCACCTTTGATCCTGAAGGCAAACGTAATAAGAAGGATATTGAAACAGATGCTACTGGTGGTAACATGGCTCTAGCACTTCTAAAAAATGAAGTTGTTTTAGTTTTACCTACAGTTGGCTCTACTGCTGATGTTCTAGATAGCAGTGTGTTATCATTACCTTATACAACACCTCAACTCAAAATATTGGATAAAGATTTTTTAACCAATCTACTAACGAATGATTCTCAAAAAATGGTATTAGTGCTATTTATTTTATTAACATCAGGTTTAGTCATTTTCTTAAGTTTATTATTTGATTTAGTCGTTATGACATTTTTCGCTAATATCTTTACCAAACTTAAGATGATCAATTTAAAATTTGGCGAAATTTTCAAAGTTTTAGTATATTGTGCAACGATTCCAACTATTTTAACCATTGTCCTTCAATTTTTATGGCCTAGTCTTTCATTAGGGTCTGCTGGACTTGCCTTAACACTTTTGATTTACTTTAATATTTTCCCTAAACCAAATCGAAAAACAAAACAAAAATAA
- a CDS encoding superoxide dismutase yields MTYTLPELPYAYDALEPHIDELTMKLHHDKHHNTYVTNLNAAIEKHPELGSKTVEELVSNLNDVPEDIRMAVRNNGGGHANHTFFWEIMAANADGEPTGAIKGAIESAFGSYEEFKTAFTAAALGRFGSGWAWLVVNEGKLEIMSTPNQDSPLSEGKTPVLGLDVWEHAYYKKYSNVRPDYIKAFFNVVNWEEVNKRFSAVK; encoded by the coding sequence ATGACATACACATTACCAGAATTACCATATGCATACGATGCACTAGAACCACACATTGATGAATTAACAATGAAATTACATCATGACAAACATCACAATACATATGTAACTAATTTAAACGCAGCAATTGAAAAACATCCAGAATTAGGATCTAAAACAGTTGAAGAATTAGTATCTAACTTAAACGATGTACCTGAAGACATTCGTATGGCAGTTAGAAATAATGGTGGTGGACATGCAAACCATACTTTCTTCTGGGAAATTATGGCAGCAAACGCTGATGGCGAACCAACAGGAGCAATTAAAGGAGCCATTGAAAGTGCATTTGGAAGTTATGAAGAATTTAAAACAGCCTTCACAGCAGCAGCTTTAGGACGTTTTGGTTCTGGTTGGGCTTGGTTAGTTGTTAATGAAGGTAAATTAGAAATCATGTCAACACCAAATCAAGATTCACCATTATCAGAAGGAAAAACACCTGTATTAGGTTTAGATGTTTGGGAACATGCTTACTATAAAAAATATAGTAACGTTCGTCCTGATTACATTAAAGCATTCTTTAATGTTGTTAACTGGGAAGAAGTAAACAAACGTTTCTCAGCAGTAAAATAG
- a CDS encoding DUF1507 family protein gives MLEIVKAEALEELNKEAAKIRQLITNQKNYQCITQCKAFEEVVDTQMYGFSKQIDYAKRIGILTREEGSKIISDLEQELNQVYGSVFDEQKKKETSK, from the coding sequence ATTTTAGAGATAGTAAAAGCTGAAGCATTAGAGGAATTAAATAAAGAAGCAGCCAAAATAAGACAATTGATTACCAATCAAAAAAACTATCAGTGTATTACTCAATGTAAAGCGTTTGAAGAAGTGGTTGATACACAAATGTATGGTTTTTCAAAACAAATAGATTATGCTAAAAGAATTGGCATTTTAACAAGAGAAGAAGGCAGTAAAATAATTAGCGATTTAGAGCAAGAATTAAATCAAGTGTACGGATCTGTTTTTGATGAGCAAAAGAAAAAAGAAACAAGTAAGTAG
- a CDS encoding FtsW/RodA/SpoVE family cell cycle protein, which produces MPKQINKRLYLDYGILIPYLFLSIMGIIMVYSASSAKLAMQGRNPASDAIKQAAFFVIGLLAITFIYKMKTKVFQNKNFIMIAIGVISLMLILTKFTNMGQSGGGADGWLNIGGITLQPAEFLKIVIIWYLAYILSRRQNMINKNFKEAAMKPLILIGGLIFLVVIQPDNGGAVILAMIASIMIFASGINYFYTVLAMGTGIVGAFLAIQTIVLTGGLIFPDRFQYVYNRFRTFSNPFVDPLGAGHQMVNSYYAMSNGGWFGLGIGNSIQKKGFLPEAQTDFMFSIVIEELGLIVSFVILGVLLFLILRILIIGIKSKNTFNSMMCIGIGGMMLIQTFINIGGITGIIPLTGVTFPFLSQGGSSLITLSIAVGFALNISADEKKSHFDKQNEKLAIEYSREQTTRMLEYHK; this is translated from the coding sequence TTGCCGAAACAAATCAATAAACGCTTGTATTTAGATTATGGTATTTTAATTCCGTATTTATTTTTATCAATTATGGGGATTATTATGGTTTATAGTGCTAGCTCCGCTAAATTGGCGATGCAGGGAAGGAATCCAGCATCAGACGCCATTAAGCAAGCAGCTTTTTTTGTGATTGGCTTACTAGCAATCACGTTTATCTATAAAATGAAGACAAAAGTTTTTCAAAATAAAAATTTTATTATGATTGCTATTGGCGTAATTAGTTTAATGTTAATTTTAACTAAATTTACGAATATGGGACAATCTGGTGGTGGAGCAGATGGTTGGTTAAACATTGGGGGAATTACACTTCAACCAGCAGAATTTCTGAAAATTGTGATTATCTGGTATCTAGCTTATATTTTATCCAGAAGACAAAATATGATTAATAAAAATTTCAAGGAAGCGGCGATGAAACCGTTAATTTTAATTGGTGGTTTGATTTTCTTAGTCGTAATCCAACCAGATAATGGGGGAGCTGTTATTTTAGCAATGATTGCTTCTATCATGATTTTTGCTAGTGGTATTAATTATTTTTATACAGTCCTAGCAATGGGAACAGGAATTGTTGGTGCCTTTTTAGCGATTCAAACGATTGTTTTAACAGGAGGACTCATTTTTCCTGATCGCTTTCAATATGTTTATAATCGTTTTAGAACCTTCTCTAACCCATTTGTTGACCCATTAGGTGCCGGACATCAAATGGTCAATTCTTACTACGCCATGAGTAATGGTGGTTGGTTTGGATTAGGGATTGGTAATAGTATTCAAAAGAAAGGCTTCCTACCAGAAGCTCAAACCGATTTCATGTTCTCGATTGTTATTGAAGAACTAGGTTTGATTGTCTCTTTTGTTATTTTAGGCGTGTTATTGTTTTTAATTTTAAGAATTTTAATTATTGGTATTAAGTCAAAAAATACCTTTAATTCGATGATGTGTATTGGTATCGGCGGGATGATGCTTATTCAAACATTTATCAATATTGGTGGTATTACAGGGATTATTCCTTTAACAGGGGTAACTTTTCCATTTTTAAGTCAAGGTGGCTCAAGCTTAATCACGTTATCTATCGCTGTTGGTTTTGCTTTAAATATCAGTGCAGATGAGAAAAAAAGTCATTTTGACAAACAAAATGAAAAACTAGCAATAGAGTACTCAAGAGAGCAGACAACACGTATGCTTGAATATCATAAATAA